In bacterium, the sequence GACGCCCGACGACCGCATCAGCTTCCTCCTCGACACTTTCCACGATCACCGCAATGCGTTCCTGTTTTCGACCAATCCGAATGGTGCGCGTTTCGATGGAATCGTCGAGAACAACGTCTCGTTCAAGTCCGAGTGGGACGGGATCTGGTACTCGAAATCCCGCATCCACGAGGATGGATGGAGCTGCGAGTTCGAGATCCCGTTCAAGACACTCACCTTCGATCCGAACGGCTCCACATGGGGCTTCAACCTGCTCCGCACCGTGCGCCGCCACAACGAAGAAAACCGTTGGGCATCGGCGAAGCAGAACAAAGCCATGATCGATGTCTCCGAGGCAGGTACGATCACGGGCCTGCACGGCCTCGAGCAGGGCCTGGGCCTCGATATCAAGCCAGCGGGATCGCTTGGCTGGACGGGGGACCGCGCAGCTGATCGCAGCTTCACGAACCTCGACCCGAGCCTGGATGTCTTCTACCGGGTCACACCCTCGGTCACCGCATCCCTCACCGCCAACACGGATTTTTCCGATGCTGCGGTCGACGCGCGCCAGGTGAACCTCTCGCGCTTCGCCCTCTTCTTTCCGGAAACCCGCGACTTCTTTCTGCAGAACGCCGGTATCTTCGATTTTCCGGTCGGAGGCTCGGGCGCCACGAATGGCATTCCGTTCTTCTCCCGTCGCATCGGAATCTCCGAGGATGGCGACGTCATACCGATCCGCGTCGGCACCAAGATCACCGGCCGCACGGGTCCCTTGAATTTTGGTGCGCTGAATGTGCAGATGGCGGGGCACGGCGACGTCGACGCCAAGAACCTCTCCGTCGGTCGCGCCAAACTGAACATCGGAGAAGAGTCCTTCATCGGCATTCTCGCGACGCATGGCGACCCGCTTACGAACGGCTCGAATAGCCTGTTTTCCGGTGATCTGAACCTTCGCACCAGCAGACTCTTCGGAAATCAGATCCTCGAATTCCGAAGTTGGCTCCAGCATTCGACCACCTCGGGCCCTGTCGGGGATGATGACGCCTGGAGCGTGCGTCTCGCCTACCCGAACGACCGCTGGAACTGGGCCCTCGACATCAAGCAGGTCGGCGAGAACTTCAATCCCGCACTCGGCTTCGTGAACCGACCTGAGACCCGACA encodes:
- a CDS encoding carbohydrate binding family 9 domain-containing protein codes for the protein MMTRSGFRWLALPCLSLLWITAASGVPAKPPSARITPLPEGVSAPTVDGNLDDEAWAHAALIGPLTQLLPVEGAPPSERTEVRITYDRNALYVAVQAFDREPDKIVASGMRRDAGLTPDDRISFLLDTFHDHRNAFLFSTNPNGARFDGIVENNVSFKSEWDGIWYSKSRIHEDGWSCEFEIPFKTLTFDPNGSTWGFNLLRTVRRHNEENRWASAKQNKAMIDVSEAGTITGLHGLEQGLGLDIKPAGSLGWTGDRAADRSFTNLDPSLDVFYRVTPSVTASLTANTDFSDAAVDARQVNLSRFALFFPETRDFFLQNAGIFDFPVGGSGATNGIPFFSRRIGISEDGDVIPIRVGTKITGRTGPLNFGALNVQMAGHGDVDAKNLSVGRAKLNIGEESFIGILATHGDPLTNGSNSLFSGDLNLRTSRLFGNQILEFRSWLQHSTTSGPVGDDDAWSVRLAYPNDRWNWALDIKQVGENFNPALGFVNRPETRQSIATLRRRWRPVGSSIRFLEASAFGIMNTDLGNDLESLLISSSGRIENQAGDFLKLEANHRTEVLETGFEILPDILVPKDRYDFNRVTLSLGTATSRTFATQLSFGAGTFYSGHIRAGRVLLEWRASKHFFASLEYLQNSVRLHEGNFSTRLGRMNFNVVFTPDLSWETFIQFDNLSNSLGWNSRLRWILRPGEEVVFVWNQAFDTANYDLRSTQTNLIGKVSWTFRF